The following proteins are co-located in the Microcystis wesenbergii NRERC-220 genome:
- a CDS encoding helix-turn-helix domain-containing protein has protein sequence MLEKFEQVYLAEADNREKARKRKIGAGRKARLQSIKEKLFYILFYFKCYPTFDLAAVWFDFDRSQANRWVHRLQPILEKVLGEKKVLPLRKIERLEEFIQHFPEVKEVIVPRTFIPIARPKDAEKQKENYSGKKKRCTRKNLAASAEDKRILLLTPRKARKNP, from the coding sequence TTGTTAGAGAAATTTGAACAGGTGTATTTGGCGGAAGCAGACAACAGGGAAAAGGCAAGAAAAAGAAAAATCGGAGCTGGCAGGAAAGCTAGATTGCAAAGCATCAAAGAGAAATTATTCTATATCCTGTTTTACTTCAAGTGCTATCCAACCTTTGACTTGGCGGCAGTATGGTTCGATTTTGACCGCTCACAAGCGAATAGATGGGTACATCGCCTACAACCAATTTTAGAAAAGGTTTTAGGAGAAAAAAAGGTACTGCCCCTTAGAAAAATCGAGAGGCTCGAGGAATTTATCCAACATTTTCCAGAGGTGAAAGAAGTGATAGTCCCTCGGACCTTCATACCGATAGCTCGTCCCAAAGACGCGGAAAAACAGAAAGAGAACTACTCAGGAAAGAAAAAGCGATGCACCCGAAAAAACCTAGCAGCTAGTGCAGAAGACAAGAGGATTTTGCTGTTAACCCCTAGGAAAGCGCGGAAAAACCCATGA
- the ctpA gene encoding carboxyl-terminal processing protease CtpA translates to MRKKSLWAGLLVGFWFCLTWMAWTPTAAAFSEEQKLLLQSWRLVNQSYYDDTFNHQNWWQVREQFIKKPLNDRTAAYNAIEQMLATLDEPFTRLLRPDQYHNLQISTTGELSGVGLQININPDNGYLEVVAPLAGSPAEAAGLTSHDRILFIDGIDTTTLTLDAAAAKMRGTPGTEVSLVILPDQKSQPKTLSLTRQRISLSPVVAVLDKNSSSLPIGYVRLNQFSANAAKEVSEAVTNLQKQGAKGYILDLRNNPGGLLQAGIEIARMWINQGTIVYTVNREGIADSFAAAGNALTDAPLVVLVNQGTASASEILAGALQDNQRGVLVGEKTFGKGLIQSLFELPDGAGLAITVAKYETPGHHDIHKLGIMPDQVVAQEPITYQEIGTEKDSQYQTAIQFLNQKTILAKAS, encoded by the coding sequence ATGAGAAAAAAATCGTTGTGGGCGGGATTATTGGTGGGATTTTGGTTTTGTCTAACTTGGATGGCATGGACACCCACAGCAGCCGCCTTTAGCGAAGAACAAAAATTACTACTACAATCTTGGCGATTAGTCAACCAATCTTATTATGATGACACCTTTAATCATCAAAACTGGTGGCAGGTGCGGGAACAATTCATCAAAAAACCCCTCAACGATCGGACGGCGGCCTATAATGCGATCGAACAGATGTTAGCCACTCTCGATGAACCTTTTACCCGTCTCTTGCGACCGGATCAATACCATAACCTACAAATTAGCACCACGGGGGAATTATCGGGGGTAGGACTGCAAATTAATATCAATCCCGACAATGGTTACTTAGAAGTGGTTGCCCCCCTTGCCGGTTCTCCTGCTGAGGCTGCTGGTTTGACTAGCCACGATCGCATTTTGTTTATTGATGGCATCGATACCACTACTTTAACTCTCGATGCAGCGGCGGCCAAAATGCGTGGGACCCCCGGAACAGAAGTTTCCTTAGTGATTCTTCCCGATCAAAAAAGTCAACCAAAAACCCTATCTTTAACCCGTCAACGCATTTCTTTAAGTCCAGTGGTAGCGGTTTTGGATAAAAATTCTAGTTCCTTGCCCATCGGTTATGTGCGCTTAAATCAATTTAGTGCTAACGCTGCTAAAGAAGTCTCGGAAGCAGTGACGAACCTACAAAAACAAGGAGCCAAGGGTTATATTTTAGATCTAAGAAATAACCCCGGTGGTTTACTGCAAGCGGGTATAGAAATCGCCCGGATGTGGATTAATCAGGGAACGATTGTTTACACGGTTAATCGTGAGGGAATTGCCGACAGTTTTGCCGCTGCTGGCAATGCTTTAACCGATGCGCCTCTAGTCGTTTTAGTCAATCAGGGAACCGCCAGTGCCAGCGAGATTTTAGCCGGAGCATTACAGGACAATCAACGGGGGGTTTTAGTGGGAGAAAAGACTTTCGGTAAGGGATTAATTCAGTCCCTATTCGAGTTACCCGATGGGGCAGGATTAGCGATTACCGTGGCGAAATATGAAACTCCCGGCCACCATGATATTCATAAGTTAGGAATTATGCCCGATCAAGTGGTGGCACAGGAACCGATCACATATCAGGAAATCGGCACCGAAAAAGATAGTCAATACCAAACGGCGATTCAGTTTTTAAACCAGAAGACCATTTTAGCCAAAGCTTCCTAA
- a CDS encoding universal stress protein, producing MFERALICTDLFDGLHRLVHCVPHLALSGLKQVIFLHSIPVWEQPTLAAVDQGKIDAAKEKLSPALANIPDGMTVSLEISNRRPVDAVREILAHHSIDVILMGNPRRGAVQEKLFGSTSLAIAGITDIPLLIFRPQLLSVYTHDELALRCQHLWKHLLIPYDGSPDAIYLIEQMEKYAQTRAPGSFEQCLLVRVVENISRDPGVTESRLNDARRELESVQVRLEKLGLQVQSQVRQGTPVLEVLTAAEEDDISAIAVATCHRSNMLEWLAVRRINEDILHQLWFPLLFFSPKG from the coding sequence ATGTTCGAGCGCGCTTTGATCTGTACAGATCTTTTCGATGGTCTCCATCGTCTTGTCCATTGTGTGCCACACTTAGCCCTGAGCGGCTTAAAACAAGTTATCTTCCTCCACAGTATTCCGGTTTGGGAACAACCCACCCTAGCTGCCGTAGATCAAGGAAAAATTGACGCGGCTAAAGAAAAATTATCCCCAGCTTTAGCAAATATTCCCGACGGTATGACAGTTAGTCTGGAAATCTCTAACCGTCGTCCCGTGGATGCCGTGCGGGAAATCCTCGCCCATCATTCTATCGACGTGATTTTGATGGGAAATCCCCGGCGCGGCGCTGTCCAAGAAAAATTATTCGGTAGTACCAGTTTAGCGATCGCAGGTATTACCGATATTCCGCTGCTGATTTTCCGACCGCAATTATTATCAGTTTATACTCACGATGAATTAGCCCTGCGCTGTCAGCATCTCTGGAAACATTTATTAATTCCCTACGATGGCAGTCCCGACGCGATTTATCTAATTGAACAGATGGAAAAATACGCTCAAACCCGCGCCCCTGGGTCTTTTGAGCAATGCCTCCTCGTCCGGGTAGTGGAAAATATCAGTCGCGATCCCGGTGTCACCGAATCTCGTTTAAATGATGCCCGTCGGGAATTAGAATCGGTGCAAGTGCGACTAGAAAAACTCGGTTTGCAAGTACAGAGCCAAGTGCGACAAGGAACACCTGTATTAGAAGTTTTGACGGCAGCAGAAGAAGATGACATCAGTGCCATCGCTGTGGCCACCTGCCATCGTTCCAATATGTTGGAATGGTTAGCCGTGCGTCGAATTAATGAAGATATTCTTCATCAACTGTGGTTCCCCTTATTATTTTTCTCACCGAAGGGATAG
- the fba gene encoding class II fructose-bisphosphate aldolase (catalyzes the reversible aldol condensation of dihydroxyacetonephosphate and glyceraldehyde 3-phosphate in the Calvin cycle, glycolysis, and/or gluconeogenesis), with amino-acid sequence MALVPMRLLLDHAAENGYGIPAFNVNNMEQIQAIMQAAAATDSPVILQASRGARKYAGENFLRHLITAAVETYPHIPIVMHQDHGNEPATCYSAIRNGFTSVMMDGSLEADAKTPATYEYNVNVTAEVVKVAHSIGASVEGELGCLGSLETGKGEAEDGHGFEGELDHSMLLTDPDEAVDFVERTQVDALAVAIGTSHGAYKFTRKPTGEILAISRIEEIHSRLPNTHLVMHGSSSVPEDLLELINQFGGAIPETYGVPVEEIQKGIKSGVRKINIDTDCRLAITAAVREALFSNPKEFDPRFFLKPSITYMQKVCADRYQQFGTAGNASKIKQMSLDDYAAKYAKGQLTQVSKKVVAV; translated from the coding sequence ATGGCACTCGTCCCCATGCGGTTATTGTTGGATCACGCGGCTGAGAACGGATATGGCATCCCCGCTTTTAACGTAAATAATATGGAGCAGATCCAAGCGATCATGCAAGCGGCGGCAGCCACCGATAGCCCCGTTATCCTACAAGCTTCTCGCGGTGCGCGCAAATATGCAGGGGAAAACTTCCTGCGTCACTTGATCACCGCCGCGGTGGAAACCTATCCTCATATCCCCATCGTGATGCACCAAGATCACGGTAATGAACCCGCCACCTGCTACTCGGCGATCCGTAACGGTTTCACCAGTGTCATGATGGATGGTTCCTTAGAAGCGGATGCTAAAACTCCCGCCACCTACGAGTACAACGTTAACGTTACTGCTGAAGTAGTAAAAGTTGCCCACTCGATCGGTGCTAGTGTGGAAGGAGAACTCGGTTGTTTAGGTTCCTTAGAAACCGGTAAAGGAGAAGCGGAAGATGGCCACGGTTTTGAGGGAGAATTAGATCACTCGATGCTGTTAACCGATCCCGATGAAGCGGTGGATTTCGTCGAAAGAACCCAAGTAGATGCTTTAGCAGTAGCTATTGGTACTAGCCACGGCGCTTACAAATTTACCCGCAAACCCACCGGCGAAATTCTCGCTATTAGCCGCATTGAAGAAATTCACAGCCGCTTACCCAATACTCACTTGGTCATGCACGGTTCTTCCTCAGTTCCTGAAGATCTCCTCGAATTAATCAACCAATTCGGTGGCGCTATCCCTGAAACCTACGGTGTTCCCGTGGAAGAAATCCAAAAAGGCATCAAGAGTGGTGTGCGTAAAATCAATATCGACACCGACTGCCGTTTAGCAATTACCGCCGCAGTTCGGGAAGCACTATTCAGCAACCCGAAAGAGTTTGATCCCCGTTTCTTCCTGAAACCCTCGATCACCTATATGCAGAAAGTTTGTGCTGATCGCTATCAACAATTTGGTACCGCCGGTAACGCCAGCAAAATCAAACAAATGTCCCTCGATGACTACGCAGCCAAATATGCTAAAGGGCAATTAACCCAAGTCAGCAAAAAAGTTGTGGCTGTCTAG
- a CDS encoding aldo/keto reductase, with protein sequence MRYRRFGRTNWQFSLFSLGTMRCLSSESVFTATVDRALELGINHLETARGYGNSEVFLGRYLQRQGVRERVYLTTKLVPTADRQTMEKAIAESLERLQLNYLDCLAIHGINTREHLNWIKDPQGCMKAVFMAQEAGKIGHIGFSTHAPLEIILETINTDFFAFVNIHYYFFWQRQQPAIALARAKDMGVFIISPADKGGGLHRPPKKLEELCAPFSPLELNYRFLLSDPRITTLSVGAAIPEELEAIINVCEGDQPLDAAEIAVFKRLEAHLTDKLATDLCSQCYQCLPCPENINIPEVLRLRNLAVAYEMTDFGQYRYRMLENAGHWFPGRKANNCTECGDCLPRCPEKLPIPRLLFDTHELLKGPAQRRLWSS encoded by the coding sequence ATGCGTTATCGACGATTTGGCCGTACTAATTGGCAATTTTCGCTGTTTTCCCTGGGGACAATGCGCTGTTTGTCCTCAGAGTCGGTGTTTACTGCAACAGTTGATCGCGCCTTAGAATTGGGGATTAATCACCTAGAAACGGCCAGAGGTTACGGTAATAGCGAAGTTTTTCTCGGTCGCTACCTGCAGCGTCAAGGGGTGCGGGAGCGGGTTTATCTGACCACGAAATTGGTTCCCACTGCTGATCGCCAGACTATGGAAAAAGCGATCGCCGAATCCCTAGAACGATTACAATTAAATTACCTCGATTGTCTAGCAATTCACGGTATTAACACCCGCGAGCATTTAAACTGGATTAAAGACCCGCAAGGCTGCATGAAAGCCGTTTTTATGGCCCAAGAGGCTGGAAAAATCGGTCATATTGGCTTTTCTACCCATGCACCCCTAGAAATTATTCTGGAGACGATCAATACAGATTTCTTCGCTTTTGTCAATATCCATTACTATTTTTTTTGGCAAAGACAGCAACCGGCGATCGCTTTAGCCAGAGCAAAGGACATGGGTGTGTTTATTATTTCCCCTGCTGATAAGGGAGGTGGTCTCCACAGACCTCCTAAGAAGCTAGAGGAATTATGCGCCCCTTTTTCACCCCTAGAGCTAAATTATCGCTTTTTATTGAGCGATCCGCGCATTACTACCCTCAGCGTCGGGGCAGCGATACCAGAGGAATTAGAGGCAATTATCAACGTATGCGAAGGAGATCAGCCCCTAGATGCGGCAGAAATTGCCGTTTTTAAACGTTTAGAGGCACATTTAACCGATAAATTGGCTACAGATTTATGTAGCCAATGTTATCAATGTTTACCCTGTCCCGAAAATATTAATATCCCTGAAGTGTTGAGACTGCGGAATCTGGCAGTAGCTTACGAAATGACCGATTTTGGCCAGTATCGCTATCGAATGCTGGAAAATGCCGGTCACTGGTTCCCCGGACGCAAGGCGAATAATTGTACTGAATGCGGCGATTGTTTACCTCGCTGCCCGGAAAAATTGCCGATTCCCCGGCTGCTATTTGATACACACGAACTACTTAAGGGACCAGCGCAACGGAGATTGTGGTCATCTTAG
- a CDS encoding ABC transporter substrate-binding protein, with translation MQRYIRSPLALTLSISLLANFLTACNNAKTPDNTASSPTTTGPSDQGLKLGALLPITGDLAAIGQNMPEAAALAVETINACGGVNGKPVTLVKEDDQTDPAAGASAMTKLAEVDKVAGVIGSFASSVSGAAVDVAVRNKVMLVSPGSTSPVFTDRAKKGDFQGFWARTAPPDTYQAQALAALAKKKGFQNVGTVVINNDYGVGFEREFVSAFDKLGGTITNKQNPVRYDPKAATLDSEAAAAFANQPDAVAAVLYAETGSLLLQAAYKQGLTKGVTVLLTDGVYSEDFTKQVGKGTDGKSIIAGALGTVPGADGQALSAFTTLWKEKTGKDVTAFVPHTWDAAILLMLAAEAAKSNTGEGIQSKIREVANGPGTEVTDACQAMEMIRKGEDINYQGASGNVDIDENGDVVGSYDVWTVKDDGTLKVIDKVTPNQ, from the coding sequence ATGCAGAGATATATTCGATCGCCCCTAGCCCTAACCCTGAGCATCAGCCTCTTAGCTAATTTTTTAACCGCTTGTAATAATGCCAAAACCCCAGATAACACTGCCTCTAGTCCCACCACCACTGGCCCCAGTGATCAAGGCTTAAAATTAGGGGCCTTACTGCCCATTACCGGAGATTTAGCCGCTATTGGTCAAAATATGCCCGAAGCAGCCGCCCTAGCGGTGGAGACTATCAATGCCTGTGGTGGAGTCAATGGCAAACCCGTCACCCTCGTGAAAGAAGATGACCAAACCGACCCCGCCGCCGGTGCTTCAGCGATGACGAAACTAGCGGAGGTGGATAAAGTAGCCGGTGTGATCGGTTCCTTTGCCAGTAGCGTCTCGGGAGCAGCCGTCGATGTGGCGGTGAGAAATAAAGTTATGTTAGTCTCTCCGGGTAGCACCAGTCCCGTATTTACTGACAGGGCGAAAAAAGGCGATTTTCAAGGTTTTTGGGCGCGGACGGCTCCCCCAGACACCTACCAAGCTCAAGCTTTAGCGGCCCTAGCTAAGAAAAAGGGTTTTCAAAATGTGGGAACCGTCGTGATCAATAACGATTACGGAGTCGGATTTGAACGGGAATTCGTGAGCGCTTTCGATAAATTAGGCGGCACTATCACTAATAAGCAAAATCCCGTCCGTTATGACCCGAAAGCTGCCACTCTCGATAGTGAAGCGGCGGCTGCCTTCGCTAACCAACCGGATGCTGTAGCGGCAGTCCTTTACGCTGAAACGGGCAGTTTATTACTACAAGCGGCCTATAAACAGGGATTGACCAAAGGAGTTACCGTCCTCCTCACCGATGGGGTTTATTCGGAAGATTTCACCAAACAGGTGGGGAAAGGAACCGATGGTAAGTCAATTATTGCTGGCGCCCTAGGCACGGTCCCTGGGGCCGACGGTCAAGCTTTAAGCGCTTTTACGACTCTCTGGAAAGAAAAAACCGGCAAGGATGTCACCGCTTTTGTTCCCCATACTTGGGATGCGGCGATTTTATTGATGTTAGCAGCCGAGGCGGCTAAATCTAACACAGGTGAAGGGATTCAAAGCAAGATTCGTGAGGTGGCTAACGGTCCGGGGACGGAAGTAACCGATGCTTGTCAAGCCATGGAAATGATTCGCAAAGGCGAGGATATTAACTATCAGGGGGCCAGTGGCAATGTGGATATCGATGAAAATGGCGATGTGGTCGGTAGTTACGATGTCTGGACTGTTAAGGATGACGGCACTCTCAAGGTTATTGATAAGGTGACACCCAATCAGTAA
- a CDS encoding transposase family protein: protein MPAQIPVLVDSGFQGVQKQYVNIRLPHKKPKGGELTAEQKQENRELAKERVVGENAFSGVKRYRAVSDIYRNRVANFDAQLILTACGLWNFYGCGSISIN from the coding sequence ATCCCTGCTCAAATCCCAGTCTTGGTTGATTCAGGATTTCAGGGAGTGCAAAAACAGTATGTAAATATCCGTTTGCCCCACAAAAAACCGAAGGGAGGAGAGTTAACAGCAGAACAAAAACAAGAAAATCGAGAACTAGCCAAAGAAAGAGTTGTGGGTGAAAATGCTTTTTCTGGGGTGAAAAGATACCGTGCAGTTTCCGATATTTATAGGAATCGTGTAGCTAATTTTGATGCTCAATTAATCTTAACGGCTTGTGGATTATGGAATTTTTATGGGTGCGGCAGCATAAGCATTAATTAA
- the rpsD gene encoding 30S ribosomal protein S4, with translation MSRYRGPRLRVVRRLGELPGLTRKNARRAYAPGQHGQARKKRSEYAIRLEEKQKLRFNYGVSEKQLIRYVRKARRATGSTGQVLLQLLEMRLDNTVFRLGMAGTIPGARQLVNHGHVTVNGRVVDIASYQCRPGDVIGVRNQERSQDLVKRNMEYPGLANLPSHLEFDKNTLVGKVNGVVEREWIALSINELLVVEYYSRKV, from the coding sequence ATGTCTCGTTATAGAGGACCGCGCTTGCGCGTTGTGCGTCGTTTAGGGGAATTACCCGGCTTAACCCGTAAAAATGCCCGTCGTGCCTATGCACCCGGGCAACATGGCCAGGCCCGCAAAAAACGTTCAGAATATGCCATTCGTCTAGAAGAAAAACAAAAACTGCGTTTTAACTATGGTGTCAGCGAGAAACAATTAATTCGCTATGTCCGCAAAGCTCGCCGGGCTACCGGTTCCACCGGTCAGGTGCTGCTGCAACTCTTAGAAATGCGTCTGGACAATACTGTTTTCCGTCTCGGTATGGCCGGGACAATTCCGGGGGCGCGACAATTAGTCAATCACGGTCACGTCACTGTTAACGGTAGAGTTGTGGATATTGCCAGTTATCAGTGCCGTCCGGGTGATGTGATTGGAGTTAGAAATCAAGAGCGTTCCCAGGATCTCGTCAAAAGAAATATGGAATACCCCGGTTTAGCCAACCTGCCGAGTCATTTGGAATTTGACAAAAACACCCTCGTGGGCAAAGTGAATGGCGTTGTGGAAAGAGAATGGATTGCCCTCTCGATTAATGAACTGTTAGTAGTGGAATACTACTCTCGGAAAGTCTAG
- the arsB gene encoding ACR3 family arsenite efflux transporter — MTNQINPKAAKAGGSLSVFEKYLTLWVIFCILAGIALGRLFPDVAQTLDAMSIYNVSIPIAICLFFMMYPIMVKIDFSQALRAARTPKPVILTLVVNWLIKPFTMVALAQFFLGWLFLPWLSQTEIIRGQTVSLASSYTAGAILLGIAPCTAMVLMWGYLSYSNQGHTLIMVAVNSLAMLFLYAPLGKWLLAANNFVVPWQTIVFSVLIYVGLPLIAGIYSRHWIFKHKGRAWFESRFLHYLSPVAITALLLTLILLFAFKGDLIVSNPLHIFLIAIPLFIQTNLIFFLSYVAALKLNLVYEDAAPAALIGASNHFEVAIATAVMLFGLNSGAALATVVGVLIEVPVMLMLVEFCKKTAFWFPRDPEKATLLDPRCLSSYK, encoded by the coding sequence ATGACTAATCAAATCAATCCTAAAGCCGCCAAAGCTGGTGGTAGCCTTAGTGTTTTTGAAAAATATCTTACCCTTTGGGTTATTTTCTGTATTTTGGCGGGAATTGCCCTCGGTCGGTTATTTCCGGACGTAGCGCAGACTTTAGATGCCATGAGTATCTATAACGTTTCTATTCCGATCGCCATCTGTCTTTTCTTCATGATGTATCCGATCATGGTTAAGATCGACTTTTCTCAGGCTCTTCGGGCTGCCCGTACTCCCAAACCAGTTATTTTAACTTTAGTGGTTAATTGGCTGATCAAACCCTTTACCATGGTGGCGCTGGCTCAATTTTTTCTCGGCTGGCTGTTTCTGCCTTGGTTGAGTCAAACGGAGATTATCCGAGGACAGACGGTAAGTTTAGCTAGTTCCTACACTGCTGGAGCTATTTTACTAGGAATTGCACCCTGTACGGCCATGGTCTTGATGTGGGGCTATCTTTCTTACAGTAACCAGGGTCATACCCTAATTATGGTAGCAGTCAATTCCCTAGCGATGCTTTTTCTCTACGCTCCTCTAGGTAAATGGTTACTGGCGGCTAATAATTTTGTAGTCCCTTGGCAGACCATTGTTTTTTCTGTGTTAATCTACGTTGGTTTACCGCTTATTGCTGGTATCTATAGCCGTCACTGGATTTTTAAACATAAAGGACGGGCCTGGTTTGAATCGCGTTTTCTTCACTATCTCAGTCCTGTGGCAATCACTGCCTTATTGTTAACCTTAATCCTCCTCTTTGCTTTCAAAGGCGATTTAATCGTCAGTAATCCCCTGCATATTTTCCTGATTGCTATTCCCCTCTTTATTCAAACTAATCTGATTTTTTTTCTTAGTTATGTGGCCGCTCTCAAACTCAATTTAGTTTACGAAGATGCCGCTCCCGCTGCTTTAATTGGTGCTAGTAATCATTTTGAGGTAGCGATCGCCACTGCGGTGATGTTATTCGGATTGAATTCGGGGGCTGCTTTAGCGACAGTAGTGGGGGTATTGATTGAAGTACCTGTGATGTTAATGTTGGTAGAATTCTGTAAAAAAACCGCCTTTTGGTTTCCCAGAGATCCAGAAAAAGCCACCCTTCTCGATCCTCGTTGCTTGAGTTCTTATAAATAA
- the arsC gene encoding arsenate reductase, glutathione/glutaredoxin type: MKKVMFACRKNSCRSQIAEGFAKTLGAGKIAVTSSGLEAAKVHPGAIEVMGEIGIDITDQTSKSIRDFNPEDYDAVISLCGCGVNLPEGWVLQEIFEDWLIDDPDGQPIETFRRVRDEIKAKVVGLIEQLSR, from the coding sequence ATGAAAAAAGTTATGTTTGCCTGTAGAAAAAATTCCTGTCGTTCCCAAATCGCCGAAGGTTTCGCTAAAACTTTGGGCGCGGGTAAAATTGCCGTCACAAGTTCCGGATTAGAAGCGGCCAAAGTTCACCCCGGAGCAATCGAAGTTATGGGGGAAATTGGTATCGATATTACTGACCAAACTTCCAAATCAATTAGGGATTTTAATCCTGAAGATTACGATGCCGTTATCTCCCTATGTGGTTGCGGTGTCAATCTGCCGGAAGGATGGGTTTTACAGGAAATTTTCGAGGATTGGTTAATTGATGATCCCGATGGTCAACCCATCGAAACTTTTCGCCGAGTTCGCGATGAAATTAAGGCTAAAGTTGTCGGATTAATCGAGCAGTTAAGTAGGTAG
- a CDS encoding bifunctional nuclease family protein — protein sequence MIEMKVAGIALDAITRSPIVLLKDGSERRALPIYIGQDQAKAIMTVLEQQKPPRPLTHDLIVNIFKAWDMDLEKIIIHSLQDNTFYAVLCLQRGEVKKEIDCRPSDAIAIALRTNSPVWVMEEVIASASIPVDRDADEQERQAFRNFVSNLSPSDLIQRRGDFSDQ from the coding sequence ATGATCGAAATGAAAGTCGCTGGAATTGCCCTAGACGCTATCACTCGCAGTCCCATTGTACTGCTGAAGGATGGTTCCGAGCGTCGCGCCCTACCTATCTACATCGGACAAGATCAGGCTAAGGCCATTATGACCGTCCTCGAACAACAAAAACCCCCTCGTCCTCTCACCCACGATTTGATCGTTAATATTTTTAAAGCTTGGGACATGGATTTAGAAAAGATTATCATCCATTCTCTCCAAGATAATACTTTTTATGCTGTTCTCTGTCTCCAGCGCGGCGAAGTCAAAAAAGAAATCGATTGTCGTCCCAGTGATGCGATCGCCATTGCCCTGCGTACCAACAGTCCTGTCTGGGTAATGGAAGAAGTGATCGCTTCCGCTTCTATCCCTGTCGATCGTGACGCGGATGAGCAGGAACGTCAAGCTTTTCGCAATTTCGTCTCCAATCTTAGCCCCTCAGACCTAATCCAACGTCGCGGTGATTTTAGTGATCAGTGA
- the psb30 gene encoding photosystem II reaction center protein Ycf12/Psb30, translating to MELFAALNLEPIFQLTFVALIMLAGPFVIFLLAFRGGDL from the coding sequence ATGGAATTATTTGCGGCTCTCAATTTAGAACCCATTTTTCAACTCACCTTCGTGGCGCTAATCATGTTAGCTGGCCCCTTTGTCATTTTCCTACTAGCTTTTCGTGGTGGCGACCTATAA
- the arsH gene encoding arsenical resistance protein ArsH, with product MIQSTHKPRILFLYGSLRERSYSRLLAEEAARIITEFGAEVRFFDPRELPIYGSVPDTHAKVQELRELSQWSEGQVWSSPELHGNISGIIKNQIDWIPLSIGAVRPTQGRTLAVMQVSGGSQSFNAVNTLRILGRWMRMFTIPNQSSVAKAYQEFHEDGTMKDSPYRDRVIDVMEELYKFTILLRDQVDYLTDRYSERKEKAAQEIATIAHKAIN from the coding sequence ATGATCCAATCGACTCACAAACCGAGAATTCTTTTTCTGTATGGTTCTTTGCGGGAACGTTCCTACAGTCGTTTATTAGCAGAAGAAGCGGCCAGAATTATCACTGAATTTGGGGCAGAAGTGCGCTTTTTTGATCCCCGTGAATTGCCGATTTATGGCAGTGTTCCCGATACTCATGCCAAGGTGCAAGAATTACGAGAATTAAGTCAATGGTCTGAGGGTCAAGTCTGGTCATCTCCCGAACTTCACGGCAATATTAGTGGCATCATCAAAAACCAAATTGATTGGATTCCCTTAAGTATTGGTGCGGTTAGACCTACCCAAGGCCGCACCTTAGCAGTCATGCAAGTAAGCGGAGGTTCCCAATCTTTTAACGCGGTTAATACTTTGCGAATTCTTGGTCGTTGGATGCGAATGTTTACTATTCCTAATCAATCTTCTGTGGCTAAAGCTTATCAGGAGTTTCACGAGGATGGCACGATGAAAGATTCCCCCTATCGAGATCGGGTTATTGATGTGATGGAGGAACTTTATAAGTTTACCATTCTCCTGCGAGATCAGGTAGATTATCTGACTGATCGCTATAGTGAAAGGAAAGAAAAAGCCGCCCAAGAAATAGCCACAATTGCCCATAAAGCTATTAATTAA
- a CDS encoding ArsR/SmtB family transcription factor — protein sequence MFNSLATSPDSLTQIYTGFQALSDPLRLQILQLLRHQELCVCELRDHLDIAQSKLSFHLKTLKEANLVRSRQEGRWIYYSLNLSQFLLLEEYLSEYRRFAALVPARFCEENQ from the coding sequence ATGTTCAACTCTCTGGCCACATCTCCCGACTCGTTAACCCAGATTTATACTGGTTTTCAGGCACTCTCTGACCCCCTGCGACTGCAAATTCTGCAACTGTTGCGACATCAGGAATTATGCGTCTGTGAACTGCGCGACCATCTCGATATCGCCCAATCTAAACTATCTTTTCACCTAAAAACGCTAAAAGAAGCCAATTTAGTCCGTAGTCGTCAAGAGGGTCGTTGGATCTACTACAGCCTGAATCTATCTCAATTTCTTCTCCTAGAAGAATATCTATCGGAATATCGTCGTTTTGCCGCCCTCGTCCCCGCTCGTTTCTGTGAGGAAAATCAGTAA